In the Oreochromis aureus strain Israel breed Guangdong linkage group 14, ZZ_aureus, whole genome shotgun sequence genome, one interval contains:
- the LOC116321819 gene encoding ras-related protein ORAB-1-like translates to MNPEYDYLFKLLLIGDSGVGKSCLLLRFADDTYTESYISTIGVDFKIRTIDMDGKTVKLQIWDTAGQERFRTITSSYYRGAHGIIIVYDVTEQESFNNVKQWLDEIDRYACENVSRLLVGNKSDLVSKKVVDAATAQDLASSLKIPFLETSAKSSDNVERAFLTMASEIHKRLASEGGGMEDESAEARTAKINSAPLWLGGEKQTQEANNCC, encoded by the exons ATGAATCCTGAATA TGACTACTTGTTCAAGCTTCTTCTCATCGGTGACTCTGGAGTTGGAAAGTCATGCCTGCTGCTGCGCTTTGCG GATGACACCTACACCGAAAGCTACATCTCTACCATAGGGGTCGACTTCAAGATCAGGACCATTGACATGGATGGGAAAACTGTCAAGCTACAGATT TGGGACACAGCAGGTCAAGAGAGGTTTCGAACCATCACCTCCAGCTACTACAGAGGAGCTCACGGCATCATCATTGTGTATGATGTCACTGAGCAG gAATCCTTTAACAATGTGAAGCAGTGGCTGGATGAAATAGATCGTTACGCCTGTGAAAACGTCTCCAGGCTGCTGGTGGGAAATAAGTCTGACCTCGTTAGTAAGAAAGTGGTGGATGCTGCCACTGCTCAG GACCTGGCTTCGTCCCTGAAGATCCCGTTCTTGGAGACTAGTGCGAAGAGCTCTGATAACGTGGAGAGGGCGTTCCTTACCATGGCCTCTGAGATCCACAAACGTCTGGCCAGTGAAGGAGGGGGCATGGAGGACGAGTCAGCAGAGGCCAGGACCGCGAAGATCAACAGCGCTCCCCTGTGGCTGGGAGGGGAAAAACAGACGCAGGAGGCCAATAACTGCTGCTGA